A window of Rhodospirillaceae bacterium genomic DNA:
GCGACTCCCGTAATCACAGAGAATAGTAACTATGGTACAACCAGGCCCTAGTTTTTTTGCCAGCTTTATAGCTCCTGCAACATTTATTCCAGTAGATCCTCCCATCAAGAGGCCTTCGTGTTGGAGTAAATCAAAGATCACTCGTAGGGCCTCTTCGTCGGTCACTTGTTGGAAGTCGTCTATCGGAGCATCTTCCAGGTTTTTCGTAATACGCGATTGCCCAATACCTTCCGCTATTGACTCACCTTCTGGTTTTGCTTCGCCTTCTGTATAAAGGCTGTATAGGCCCGCACCCATAGGGTCAGACAAAACAATTTGTATATCTGGATTCTTGCTTTTCAGTGCCATACCGATTCCAGCCAGAGTGCCTCCGGTTCCCACTGAGCAGGTAAAAGCATCTACCCGGCCACCAGTTTGTTCCCAAATTTCAGGCCCGGTCCCTTCGATATGGGCTTGTCGGTTTGCAACGTTATCAAATTGGTTAGCCCAGATGGCTCCAGCAGGGCTTTCCTTTGCCAATTCGGTAGCCAAGCGTCCAGAAAAACGAACATAGTTATTACGGTCACTATAGGGTAACGCTGGGACTAATCGTAAATCCGCTCCACACATCCTCAGCATATCTTTTTTTTCTTGGCTCTGTGTTTCTGGCATAACGATTACGGAGCCATATCCTAGTGCTTTGCCAACAAGGGCTAGGCCAATGCCGGTATTGCCCGCAGTTCCTTCTACAATAAGGCCTCCTGGCTTCAGGCTACCTTGTTTTTCGGCATCCCTTATAATGTAGAGTGCGGCTCTGTCCTTAACCGATTGACCTGGGTTAAGAAACTCACACTTACCGAGTATCGTGCACCCAGTTTCTTCAGAGGCTTTCTGCAATTTTATAAGAGGTGTATCTCCAATGAGATCAGTGAAGCTGGAGTTTAGTCTCATTGTATCGCCCTTCTCACTCTTAATTTGCCTATTATTTATAGCTAAGTAGCAGCCTGAGGACCTTTCTTAACAAAGCCTCGCTGAGGATCATAGCCATATATGGCACCAATTAGAAAGATCAGAGTGCAGCATGTGACTACAAGTGTTCCCAGCAGATAAAACTGACCCTCACTTGCGTACCGTACCAACTGAACTCCATATGTGAAAGGGTTACAGTTAGCTACCCAGAAGACTAAATCCGCTCCACTCTCCTCAAGATACCAAAGGGGAAAGAGTGCCGGTGAAATGAAAAACATCGGGAAGATGACAAAATTCATCGTGCCTGCAAAATTCTCCAATTGCTTGATATGCACTGATAAGAATAAGCCTATGGCTCCTAACATCATTCCGGTCATGATCAAGGCAGGCAATACATATAGCCAACCTAATGTATTGTTGAATGCGACGTGCAATCCGGTCCACCAATCAAATGGTAAGCAAATAATAAGAAACGCATATGCTTGGACCACAGATAGAAAGGTCCCTGAAAGAAGTTTCGCCGTAAGTAAGTACCAACGTGGTAGGGGGGCGGTAAGAAGCAGGCGCATTACACCCATCTCACGATCGTAAACCATCGATAAGGAAGATTGCATGCCGCTAAACAGGAGTACCATGCACGTTAGCCCTGGAAGAATGTAATATTCGTAGTTTACGCTCCGCTGAAGGTATGGGTCCCCAGCGTCCACGCCAAACACACTTCTAAATCCGACTGCAAAAACAAATAACCATAGCGCAGGCCGAACAAAGGCCGAAAAAAGCCTTCCTTTCTGCTGAAAAAATTTAGTCGTTTCGCGACGGCTTAGCGCAGATACTGCTGCAATTAAATGGTTTAGGTTCATCCTTCATGGTCTTTCTTATTCTAAAGTTTCTCTAGCTATATTGGAATACTGCCACCGGTGCATAACCATCACAGCTTAAAACATGCATGCTGAATCTTGGCTCCCGTAGCCTAAGGTGTCTAGATCATTTGTTCGGTGCTTAAACCCTTTAATAGGAGCGAGAGTAATTGTCCAGTCGCTCGTTGTGAGGAGCAGGGGCTGGCGAAGTTGGTTATTCCAAGGGCGAATGCTCATCCCCGGACCTTTGCTGCCATCCACACGAAATTTATCGTTTCTAATGTACTCAGCCACTTTTGGACCTTCAGTAGTTTTAGTGCGTGCAATGGCCATGGCAATAGTTTTAAGGGCAACCCATGCGCCCCAGTCTGGTTCACCCATGCGTCGTGTGTGCATTCGTTCAAAGCGGCCATGCACCTGAGGGGCGCCATGACGTAGATAGCTCCAGTGCCAGACCTTGGGCATCACACCAGCTGCTCCGAACACTGCAGCGGCTTCCCTGGTGGCATATGGCACGCTAAGAGAGAATTCACCGTCAGAGTCTGCTACAAAAACGGCATCATACCGTTTGTCGCCAGTCAGGAAGTCCAGGTCATTTTGTGCTCTGGCTCTTGGGTCATTTCCCAGAAGAAAATCGCGTATTTCTACTACTTTAAGGCCAAATTGTTCGGCCGATTTTTCAAAGGCGGCTGCCATTAGCTCATCTTCAGTCAACGGGCCCCGCAGAATTAAAACCTTTTTCCATTTTCGTTCTACTAAATATTGTGACAGTGCATCGGTTCGCATGGCACGGCTTGCGGTCATATGGAATAAATGTTTTTGGCAGGCCTCATTCCGAAGACTGTCCCCGATTGCGGTGGTGTTAAAGAGATAAACATCTTCATCGCGAGTTAATTGGGCAACTTCAGAGACAACCGAAGTCGGCGCATCTATTAGGAAGAAATAGGATCCGCTATCACGCATTCTCAAAATGGTTTTTGCCATCTCTTTGGCGGTGGATAGTGAGTGCCTTTCTAAAGAGAAATATGCTTTTGCAATACGAGTAAACTGCTCCAGTTCCTTAATCGCTAACTGCGCACCTGCGTAGGCCCGACGGTTGATAATGGTTGTGGCGGAGCGAATATCGACAGGGTGTATCCCCCAGTCATCGTATCGGATGTCCTCTGTTAGATCGAGAAATCCTATTTTCACCGTTGGAAGTTCCTCATTAATCTCAGCAGATAAAGGAGACGTGCTGATGAGAGCAGCGACTAATAGGCCTGCACAACTTGATAGAGATTTCCCCATTTTAGTCATCTATTCGAATGGTATGTGGGGTCCGTCCCACTGCGACAGCTTTTACCGCTATTTTCTTTTTAGTATCTATTATCGAGATATCGTCGCTCGCGCCGTTGGTGACCATCAGTAAGCTTTCGTCAGCTGTTAGCGCGGCCCCCCAGACTCTGTCGCCAGCTAGAATAAAATCTGTAACAGTCCTCGTCTTAACATCAACGACGGCCACGTGCATGGCTCTCCCTAGGGTGATGTATGCTGTTTCACCTGATGCCGTCATTATTAACTGTACAGGATTGATATCTCCTTCTCGCATACCCCTTTTCTCAAAAAATATCTCATCAATTATTTCAAGGGAATAGGTGTCAATAATAGAAACAGTGCCACCTAGTTCATTCGTCACCCAATACTCTGAGCCGTCAGGAGTAAATATTCCTCTGCGAGGGCGGCTTCCAACCAGCGCTTCATTAAGGATTGTGCCAGACCAGGGGTCCACCACTATGACGGTATTCGTTGCTTCAGAAGTCACGAATACTACCTTGCCGTCGTTACTAAAGGTGACGCCCTCCGGTTCGATTCCAACGTTTTCAATTGTGCGGATTTTTTCACCCGTAGAAGTATCAGACACGGTAAGTTCATTGTCGTCTTCATTGCTAGCAACAAGAATTTTCCCAGAAGGGTCTAAGTCGAAGAGTTCAGGGTCCTCACCCGCTTCCATAGTGCCAACAATTTCGAGGGTCTCTATATTAAGTATTTCAATATGGTCACTTCCACTAGTTGCTATTAAGAGTTGGGTTTTATTATTATGCCACTGCATATCGCGAGGTCGTTCACCAACGGGGATCGTCTTTATGACCTCGTGCGTAACGCCATCAATAACGGAAATGGTATTGTCCATTTCATTGCTTACAAATATTTTTCCTGTTCCCTCAGCTTGGCTTGAGTTGGACCAGGTGGTAAGAGCGGTTAGGAGACATAAGAGGGTAAGTAAGTGCAGTTTCATATTGGCGGAGCTCCTCATCAGAGGGAATGTTTTGGGGTTAGCCTTTGTCCACATTTTGCTTTGTGATGACTACAAATGCGTCATGAAGACTTTTTGTTCCTGCAGTGGACATCAACTGTGATGGGGTTCCAGTTTCCAAAACTTGACCTTTATGTAAAACTATAACCCTGTCAGCCTTTTCGGCCTCATCAACGAGATGGCTTGCCCAAAGAATAGCCATTTTGCGTTCCGTCTTCAGGTCAAGAACATAGGATAGAAGGTCGCTTCTACTACCTGGGTCCAAACCTACTGTGGGTTCGTCCATTAGCAAAAATTTAGGGTGATGCAGCAATGCTCGGGCTAATTCGATTCGCCGTCTTTGGCCGCCACTAAGTGCCCTAGCGCGATCATTTGCGCGGTCCGAGAGTTTTAACCTCTCTAGTTCTTGAGAAATACGACTTGTCGCCTCCTTGCCGACAATCCCGTGAAGGTTGGCATGGAACCGAAGATTTTCGCTGACAGTCAGATCAAGATCCAGTGTTGGCTGTTGAAACACTACTCCGATACCAGCTAATGCGGGGACGGCGTTGTGGCGAATATCAATGCCAGCGATTCTGATTATTCCTGAATCGGCGACGAACAAGCCGGTGAGCAATTGAAAAAGTGTTGTTTTGCCCGCTCCATTAGGACCTAAAAGGGCAACAAACTCCCCAGCTTCTATGGTTATATCCACTTTATCAAGGGCTTTGCGTTGCCCATATGATTTTTCAACACCCGAAGTAAAAAGCGCAAAGTTTGATGCTTCGAGGTTGTTAGGTTTGGTTTCGGTCAATTGATTATCCTAAGTAGGTGCTTTTAGAAAAAACTAAGGGNTAATAGAAGCATGATTGGTGTCACTGTCGCNTGCGGTTGTCCCGTGCAACAAAGACTGATGTTGCGACAGAAGGTCCTTTCGAAATTCATCAATTTGCGGGTCGTCTATGCTGCGTGGCCGAGGAATAGAGATTGGTGTGTCGAAGATAACCCGAGAAGGCCCTCGAGAAAGAAAGGCAATGCGGTCTGCAAGAAAAATTGATTCTCTTAAATCATGGGTCACAAAGATTATAGTTGTGGGACTCTGCTGCCAGAGATCAAGCAGGAGCTGTCTAAGCAGGTTCCCGACGGGGACGTCCAGAGAGACAAAGGGTTCGTCTAGTAACAAGATCTGTGGTTCAGTAGCAAAAGCCCGGGCTAGAGCCACCCTTCTTTGCATGCCTCCTGAAAGTCGGTTCGGAAACTCATTAATTGAGTCGGCTAAATCCATTCGTTTGAGTAGTGCCTCAGCCTTGCCTTCGTTTTCAGGAGTTTCATCTAGCACTACTTGGACGTTATCGAGAACGGTTAGCCAGGGCAGGAGGCGTGGAGTTTGAAACATGTACGAAATTCGGGTGTTGTGCTGTGATTGGCCATTTCCCAGCTTTACTGTACCGAGTACGTTTCTGTCCAGGCCTGCAATGATATTTAGAAGAGTTGTTTTGCCGCATCCGGAAGGGCCAACAATGCATAGGAATTCTCTAGTTCCCACGGATAGGTCCAGGTTTTCTATGGCTACTCTGCGTTCGCCACCTGTTGTAGCCTGGTAGGCCTTCTGTTTAATACTAATTTCTATCGTTCCAGCAGTCATTTGCGCCAACGCGTGATATGTCTGTCCATCGGACCTATAAAGGCCAGCTCCACAGTTATCATAACAATAACAAAAGCTAGGGTGTAAGCTAAAATACTAGCGATATCAAATAATTGAAAAAACACGCTAAGTTGGAATCCTATGCCATTGCTTCTTCCCAGAAGTTCCACAACTAGCACAATTTTCCAGATTAGCGCTATTCCAGAACGTGCGGCCACCATTATATATGGGTACAGCTGTGGCAGGAAAAATTTAAAAAACGCCTTACGATGTCCGACACGGAAAACTTGGGCAACCTCTAAAATCTCACGATCAACTGCGCGTGTGCCCTCACGTAATGTTACAATTACGTTTGGGAATTTGTTTAGGGATACAGCTATAATNGCTGCAAGCTCNGTGAGGCCNAACCAGACGTAACACAANATAATGGTAACGAGGGCTGGAATATTTAAAAATANAATAAGCCATCCGTCCAATAAAATATCCANGCGTCGGCGTAGACCCATGAAAATTCCAATAGCGGTGCCNGTGATCATGGCNAGNGTAAACGCAGCAAAAACTCTCCATAAAGTGATGCACAAATCGGAAATTAAACTACCAAAAATGGCGTGGTCGTAAAGGACTGCCGCAACCTGCAGTGGATCTGGTAGGACACGGCTTTGGGCTACCATTGCACTGACCTGCCAGATTGCAATTAGCAATACAAAAGAGAAGACCCTTAGCCAAGCGGGGCTAANACTAGCCTTGGTAGAAGTTCCAATAAGCTTCAATAAGCTTCCCCGGNCCACAGTGTTCCTAGGGCTAATTTGTCACTTCGGCCGACTAGCCTCCGTCCTCCATATTTTGCTACTATTTCGAAGGCGGAGTGGATTGCTTCTGCCTGGCTTGCATCAAACTTTTTGGGAGCGCCATCTCTGTAACCATCGCGGAGAGCCATCAGAGTAGAATCACTCTCCGCTTTGGTCAGCGGTCTAAGTCGCTCCCACTCGGCATCAGATTGAAGCATTATTTGTCTAGCTTTCCGAGATGCGTGAAAAAACCTACCCAATGTATCGGAGTTGATTCGGCCCCATGTTTCTCCAAAGACATATCCAATGAGTGGCAGGCGCCCAGGGACTCCAAGTCCAGGGAGCAAGTCCTGGACCTTGATCAGTTCTTTCATGCCAGCGGCTCTTAGTCGTGCTGTATAGTTCCAATAGTTCAGAACGGCATCGAACTCTTTTTGCTTAAACTTTTCGTTCAATAAAGGTGGGGCCGCATAAATCGGTTTTACAATTTTCTCTATGTCTTTGCCAAAAGTTTTTATTGAGTAGGCTCTNAGCAATAACCAACTTTTGTCGATGGGGCTGCCAGCTACTCCAATTTTCTTTCCCTCTAGATCTATAAGCGAGTCAATACCACTATTTGGATGGACCATCACTGANCCAGCTGCAACTGAGTATGGGACAAAAGTACAATCAGCGCCCGCATCCCTTTGGCGGGAAGTCCATATCCAGTCGGTTACAATCATATCGACATCGCCAGCGTTGAAGGCGATAGTGGTCGCATCTTTGTTGGCTAAGCCGACAACGTCTAAATCAAGGCCGACTTCTTGGTCTAAACCATGATGCTTTATTACATTTAATTCCCAGTTGACCGTTCCAAATTTTAATACACCGAGCCGCACGGTCTCAGTTGCGGAGNATNCAATGCTGGCGGGTNATACGATCCCAGTGGCCCCAANAGCGGNNGCAGATGCTCCAATTAGGAATTTNCGTCTTGTGTTATGAAATTGTTCCATTTTTCTTCTCTAGCTGGCGCACGAGGGTCTTAAATAGCAGATTCCAGTGTGAATGTGGATAGTTCCTAGTTCTTAATTCTCATGGATATATCTCCAGAAAACAGCTAGGGCAAGCCGCCAAAGGATGACCGGTTATCGATCAATCACTGATCGAGCCTATAGATCTGCACAAGCGTAGCAGTTGATCTCTAGGCCTACAGCGATCTCACGTACGACAGGAGTTGTCCACATGGTTTTACCCTTTCCTAAACGAATGGTTAAAATTGATCGCATCGGCTGCATCAAAAGATACAGACCGGCGCCCTTAGTAGTTGATTTNATGGCCCAAATGCTACCTATACCTGTAATTGGGTTTTATTATGATATGCTGAAATAGGTCAGAGTTTTAGTATAAAGTATGCTAACACATTGTTTTACTGTTATATTATTGATTCCGATATCCCGCCTCTACGAGGCCTAAACGCATAAGATAAGCTATAAAATTTGCAAAACGACCCCGATCTGCAAATTTTATAACAGCCCAAGTTCACGAAGTTCCTTGGCCATCTCCATGGGGATATCAGGATTGCCCTCATCCGCTACCGTTAGCAGATCCTTGGGAGCAGCCTGAGGGTCGAGGTACCGCCACCCCTGGATCGGCCGTGAAATTTTTAACTCGGTGCGCACAAGAGTGGGATCTAAGACCAACGCACAACGCTTACGAGATCTTTCAGAGGTATGTTTATCTATTGACGAAATCTGTTGGCGCGCCCTAATAGCACCTTTAATTATCCAGTAAAGTGAACCCCCAGCGCAAATTTCCTCGGCTCGTGTTGGAGAATTTCGGGTCCAGTGCCGTAAAAGCGGCGGCTCTCCTGCTTTGTCCAAATCCTGGAGGCGGTTTTTTTGGACGTGAGCCAAATGACTAAAGCTTTCTATACCAACCGCCATTTTTATTAAATGCACTGCCACTGAAAACTTCCGTCCTAGACTAGCTATCCGTCGAGAAGTCCACTAACAACGTCGCCTCCTCAACCCAGTCGCCCACCCTTGCCATAAATCTCTCCACTCTGCCATACGCCGGAGCTACGATACTGTGTTCCATCTTCATGGCTTCAATAACTAAAAGAACACTCCCTTTAGCAACGGACTCCCCTTCCTTGGCACCAAGTCGCACCACTCGCCCGGGCATTGGCGATACCAAGTTACTGGCTGGAATATCACTACTTTCAAAACCATTTGGTGGAGACATCTTAGTAACTAGGCCCAATCGGTAACCGGCACCATAAAGCCACACGAATAAATCAGTCCCCACACAAACAACTGTACCCTTAACCCGCACTCCATCTAATACAGCATTAATTTCCTTGTCTCCCGACAAGTTTGCTCGCCCAAGCACTTCGCCAGAAGAAAACCGGATTCTATAGTCCTCGCCAGTCGCGATTAATTCCACCTCGATCTCTGATTCATTCTCCTCAAATAAGAGCACCTCTCTCGCGTTCATATTGAGGCGCCACGCATCGCTAGAATTCCAAGGAGAATTAATTGCTAGCCCCTTTACCTTTCTTTCACGTTCTAAAATTACGAACAAAGCCGCAACACTCACAACCAAATTAGACGCCGGTTGTGCCGACAAAGAAAAATCATCCCAACACTCTTCTATGAAGCCTGTATTATAATCTCCCCCTTTAAAGACCTCGTGATTTACCATCTCCTGCAGGAGAGAGAGGTTTGTATGAACACCTACCACTTGCACGCGCCCCAAGGACTCCTTTAACCGCCTCAAAGCATTTTCCCTGTTCCGCCCCCAAACAACTATCTTTGCAATCATTGGGTCATAATATGCTGATACTTCTTCTCCCTCGACTAAGGCACTATCGACACAAACATCACTTGACTCAGACGGCAGGCGTAAATGTTTTACACAACCTGGCGAAGGCATGAACTTGCGGCTTGGATTCTCGGCGTAAAGTCGCACCTCTATTGCATGTCCGCTACGCCCTATTTCCTCCTGTCTTGCAGGCAGTGGTTCACCATAAGCCACCCGAAATTGCCATTCCACTAGGTCCTCACGCGTCAACATTTCCGTGACACGATGTTCCACTTGGATTCGAGTATTCATCTCCAAAAAATAAAATTGGCCTGAATTGTCGACAACAAATTCCACGGTGCCGGCCCCCAAATAATCCACGGCCTTCGCAGCCTTTACAGCTGCCTCTGCAATCTCTAGTCGAAGTGTGTTGTCTATAGACGGGCCAGGCGCCTCTTCAATTACTTTTTGATGGCGTCGCTGGACAGAACAATCCCTCTCGAACATGTGGACAACGTTTCCATGGCTATCTGCAAACACTTGCACTTCAATATGTCGGGGGTTCGTTATTAGCTTTTCTAATAACAGCCGACCATTGCCAAATGCGGATTCCGCCTCTCTCTGGGCAGCCTGCAAAGCATCGGCCAAATCCACTTCCCGGGAGACTGTACGCATCCCTCTTCCACCGCCGCCAGCAGCAGCTTTGATTAGAACAGGATAGCCAACTTTCCTAGCCTCAGACATCAGGACTTTCAGATCGATGTCCAAGTCATTACAACCTGGAACAGTTGGCACACCTGCCCCTGCCATCAATTTCTTTGCTTCATCTTTCTGACCCATGACACCAATAGCTTCCGGTGAAGGACCAACAAAGGCGAACCCCTTTTTAAGACAACTCTCAGCAAACTTAGAATTTTCTGAGAGGAACCCATATCCCGGATGAATGGCGTTTGCACCTGAAAGCTCAGCCGCTTCAAGAATGGCCTCTATGTTCAAATAACTCTCTACAGCTGGCGCAGGGCCTATTCTATAGGCAGCATCAGCAAGGCGGACGTGTCGGCTATTACTATCAGCATCAGAGTAGACCGCGATGGTACGCATTCCCATCCTGCGAGCAGTCGCCATAATGCGACAGGCAATTTCTCCCCGATTGGCTATAAGAACCGAGTCAAACACTATCCTCTTCCTCTATAAGAAGATACGCCAGGTTCAGGTACATATACTTCTTTGGGTGCCTCCCCTGTTTGAAACCAAACATCTATTGGAATACCGCCTCGCGGATACCAAAACCCCGATATCCTCAGCCAAATAGGCTCAACTTCCTCAACTAAGCGCTTGCCAATCATTACGGTACATGATTCATGGAATATACCCATGTTTCGAAAAGAGGCAAAATAGAGTTTTAGCCCCTTACTTTCTATCAACCAATCGCCTGGCACGTAGTCAATAACAAGGTGCGCAAAATCAGGTTGCCCTGTTATGGGGCATAAGGCGGTAAATTCCGGGCAGGTAAACCGCGCCACAAACTGGACATCATTATCACTATTTGGGACCCGATCTACTACAGCCTCCTCTGGATTAGCAGATGCAACGGCCATCCTCAATTTCTCCAGATCCCTAATGCCTTTTTTTTGTTTTTCTTTTCCCACGGGTTTTAGTTTCCTTTACCGACAACAGCTCGCCATCACCAAACTTACACTCTTAAAATTATTATGTTGCAACGATTCTACATCCTGAAAACACCAAACTTCGTTTCCTCGATCGGCGCATTTAGTGAAGCAGAAATACTTAAAGCCAAAACCCTTCTGGTCTCTGCAGGATCTATAACACCATCATCCCAAATCCTGGCTGTAGAGTAATATGGACTACCTTCTGTCTCATACTGATCAATAATCGATGCCTTAAAGCTCTCTTCTTGTTCATTGCTCCAACTGGAACCATTTTTCTCTAATGCATTAGCTCGCACCGTGGCCAATACATTGGCCGCCTGGTACCCCCCCATCACGGAAATACGGGCATTAGGCCACATCCACATGAGCCGAGGTCTATAGGCCCTACCACACATAGCATAATTACCAGCACCAAAGCTTCCTCCTATAATTACCGTAAATTTAGGCACCTGGGCACAAGAAACCGCGGTAACTAACTTAGCGCCATCTCTAGCTATTCCCCCCGCTTCATATTTTTTGCCAACCATGAACCCCATAATATTTTGTAGAAAGATTAATGGTATCTTGCGTTGGCAACATAACTCGATAAAGTGGGCTCCCTTAAGCGAGGACTCCGAAAATAATATTCCATTATTAGCTAGTATTCCTACCGGGTAACCTCCTAAATAGGCAAATCCAGCAACCAAGGTCTGCCCATAAAACTTCTTAAATTCATCAAATTCACTCCCGTCCACGAGCCTCATAATTACCTCACGAACATCAAAGGGCTTCCGCAAATCAGGAGGAATTAATCCATACAATTCACTAGCGTCGTAGCGGGGCAATTTAATTTCTCTCGCCGCCAAGGAGCTTCTCTCCAACATTGGCCCACGTTTCAAACAATCCCTGGCTAATGCCAAAGCGTGATACTCATCTTCCGCATAATGGTCCACGACACCTGAAACTTTTGCGTGAACATCTGCCCCTCCTAATTCC
This region includes:
- a CDS encoding methylcrotonoyl-CoA carboxylase, giving the protein MSVLVSNLNTKSEDFRENENRMQELVTDLRSQVDQAAEGGGAAAQKRHLGRGKLLPRDRVHHLVDAGAPFLELSQLAAQNMYEGAAPSAGLITGIGRVSGRECMIVANDATVKGGTYFPMTVKKHLRAQEIADQNNLPCIYLVDSGGANLPYQSEAFADRNHFGQIFFNQANMSSKGISQIAVVMGSCTAGGAYVPAMADESIIVRNQGTIFLGGPPLVKAATGEEVSAEELGGADVHAKVSGVVDHYAEDEYHALALARDCLKRGPMLERSSLAAREIKLPRYDASELYGLIPPDLRKPFDVREVIMRLVDGSEFDEFKKFYGQTLVAGFAYLGGYPVGILANNGILFSESSLKGAHFIELCCQRKIPLIFLQNIMGFMVGKKYEAGGIARDGAKLVTAVSCAQVPKFTVIIGGSFGAGNYAMCGRAYRPRLMWMWPNARISVMGGYQAANVLATVRANALEKNGSSWSNEQEESFKASIIDQYETEGSPYYSTARIWDDGVIDPAETRRVLALSISASLNAPIEETKFGVFRM